A window of Bacillus toyonensis BCT-7112 genomic DNA:
TTTCCAATTTTTGGAGGTGTAGACCTGGAAATTAAAGGTGATTTGGGATTAGGCGCAATAGGTTTGAAAGGTAGCGTTGGAAAAGAAACTGGTATAACGGTTCCTGCTTTAGAGGGTTTTACTGTGGGAAGTAGTTTAAAATTTGAAAAACCTGAGGAGAAAAAATGATATGAAAACTCCATCGTATAAACCATTATATATTTTAGTTTATGTCGTAATATCTGTATCTATTATAGGATTAATGATTACTCCATCCAACAATTTGTGGGAAAAATTGTTAGGAACTATCGTTCTCATTCTTTTGGGTGTAGGTTTAATATGTTTTTTAAAATTCGGACGGTGGGCGCAAGAGAAATTTTATAATAAATTTACAAAAAAACGGGATTAATATAAGACTGGAGTAATTTAAAACGTGGGAGCAACCTTTGATGATATATGGTAGAAAACAGGAAGATTCAAAAACTAAGGAAACTTGGGATTATGTGGCTTGTTATTATCCTATTGGAAATGTTTCAACTGAATATAATATGTTTTTTAACCATGAATACATATCAGAAGTTATTTTTACTGGTTACATAAATGGGGATGAAATTAAGTTGCGTGAAGATTTGAAATAATAATTTGAAATTTATAACTATAATAAAATATATATATCTTAATGGATATAATTTTTTATTATAGTTATTTTTATAAGTTTAATGGTGAAAATTTTATTGGGAATAGAAGGGGTAATGATGGTAAAAATTTTTAAAAATACAATTTTATTTGTTTTGTGTTTAGTAATTCTTAGTGGTTGTTTTACAAGAGAGGGAACTATTGTTGGTGGTAAAGTTCATGGTTCTTCAGATAGTGTATCAGGTAGTATATCTGGAGATTATAGAAAATTTACTGGATCTGCAACTCAAGATAGGAAAGTTAAAAAAGGTGAGAATTGGATTTTTTCTTTTGATGATAAAACTAAACAAGGAACTATAATTGCTTATGTTGTGGATTCAAATGATAATACAATACTAGAGTTTAATAGTGGCGAAGGCGAAAAAAATATTAAAGTGCCTAAGGATGATACATATAAGGTTAAAATTAAAACGGAAGAACATGGTGGGAAATTTCGAATATCATGGAAAAAAGAAAAATAGTTTTTTGATTGAAAAAAGCATCTAAAGAATACAATGTATTTTTTAATCATAATTAAATCGATAGTTTATTTTTTTAAGGTTTTGAAACAGTTGAAGAGTTAGAGTTAAGAAATAAACTAGCAAAATTTTAATGAAAAGGTAGATTAATTATATGTTTTCCGGATTTCAATGGTTTCCTAAAAAATGGGGAAAAAGAAAAGTTTCAGAACAGTTTCATCAATCAAAGTTTGCTGATGAAGGTAAAGGTATTTTGATTACTATTTATGCTATAGATTTGTATTTTATATCTATTCCTTTAAAGGTAAAAAAATATAATTAGTTTTAATCATAAATATATTCTTTATTTGAAGGTTGGGGTAGAACACAGGAAACCTTTTAAAGAGTTTGTATTGAATATTAAGTATATAATCGCGGTTCTCCTATAGTCAGTAAAGACTATGGAAAAGAAAAGAGAGAAGCAACATCATGAATATAGAATTACATTTAAATAGAGGAAGGATGGGGAATAGGATTAAGTTTTGAGACTGCCTTTTGGCGGTCTTTTTTGCATAAAATCTTGTGAAGCAAGAAAAAGTAGAATATTAATATTTTAATATTCAATAGAAAGATAAAACGTTTAAAAGTTCAGAATAATACTTTATAATATATTTAGTAAAATTAACCAATCTATATTTTGCTCATTATGTATTAAAGGGGAAATGAAAATGGCTGGACAAATTCGTATGTCACCAGAGGAGCTTAAATCGAAAGCAGCTCGATATGGACAAGGTGCAAATCAAATTGAGGACATTTTAAGTCAACTACAAAACTTACAAAATGAATTAAGAGGAGAATGGGAAGGTCGTGCTTTCGAAGGTTTTGATCAACAGTTCAATCAATTAAAGCCAAAAGTACAAAACTTCGCACAGCTATTACAAGAAATTAATATGCAGCTTAATAAAACTGCAGAGGCTGTTGCTTCTCATGATGAAGAATTATCACGTAATTTCGGTTTGAAATAAAAATTGTCATACTCTATATAACAAGTATTTCAAATGAGCCATACAGCTTATATTGTATGGCTCATTTGATTGTGTTGGACACACGTTTAAAAAGAGCGATATTGATAGAGAAATTTCAGATGTTTATTGGGATTTCTTTGACATGTTCTGAAAATTAGAGAAAGGATTTGAGTGATGGGACAATTTCAAAGTAATTTTCAAACGGCACAACAAATTGCTACGCAGATGAGAACAGCTTCGGATATAATCCAGAGTGCAACAAATCGTTCTATAACAAAGGCGACGCGTACAACACTATCTGTTAACTCTAAAGCACAAGAAGCGAATCAACAAATGTTAGATTTTACGAAACAATTTTCCACTGCCTTTCAACAAGCGGTCGATA
This region includes:
- a CDS encoding TIGR04197 family type VII secretion effector, with translation MGQFQSNFQTAQQIATQMRTASDIIQSATNRSITKATRTTLSVNSKAQEANQQMLDFTKQFSTAFQQAVDNIHSVAQEFEKMDNELHNTFR
- a CDS encoding WXG100 family type VII secretion target, with protein sequence MAGQIRMSPEELKSKAARYGQGANQIEDILSQLQNLQNELRGEWEGRAFEGFDQQFNQLKPKVQNFAQLLQEINMQLNKTAEAVASHDEELSRNFGLK
- a CDS encoding DUF4176 domain-containing protein, coding for MMIYGRKQEDSKTKETWDYVACYYPIGNVSTEYNMFFNHEYISEVIFTGYINGDEIKLREDLK